In Elaeis guineensis isolate ETL-2024a chromosome 1, EG11, whole genome shotgun sequence, a genomic segment contains:
- the LOC105032331 gene encoding uncharacterized protein has translation MAMSESHILGNTVVHLEANVVLAPEVQSQVAVRIHLGDFDCLTNTLTVVPATIHLFHLGHVPLRRAIPRIVSYVLPRIDGIHDTIWRLCNDLLHRFSSQVAAQMMDGSAIELVVHIGLLLQPRGSNQDMELMTEWMLENPSEDDEEMAGDVYTYYLYEGVDVGHGGFRGVPGSRSFIEGLQRLPYGRGDGVREEECAICLMEFDAQAEVSKMPCSHAFHSRCIVQWLERSCLCPLCRSQAPTDNSS, from the coding sequence ATGGCGATGTCTGAGAGCCACATTCTGGGGAATACGGTCGTCCACTTGGAAGCCAATGTAGTGCTTGCTCCAGAAGTCCAATCGCAGGTTGCCGTCCGGATTCACTTAGGCGACTTCGACTGTTTGACCAACACGCTCACCGTCGTCCCGGCAACGATCCATCTCTTCCATCTTGGCCACGTCCCGTTACGCAGGGCCATCCCAAGAATCGTCTCCTACGTGCTACCCCGTATCGACGGCATCCACGACACAATCTGGCGGCTCTGCAACGACCTGCTCCACCGCTTCTCCTCCCAAGTCGCAGCGCAGATGATGGATGGATCGGCGATCGAGCTGGTCGTCCACATCGGCCTGCTACTCCAACCTCGTGGATCGAATCAGGACATGGAACTCATGACCGAGTGGATGCTGGAGAATCCTTCGGAGGATGACGAGGAGATGGCTGGGGATGTGTATACTTATTATCTTTACGAGGGTGTTGATGTCGGGCATGGAGGATTTCGTGGTGTGCCAGGGAGCAGGTCTTTCATTGAGGGGCTGCAGCGTTTGCCATATGGTCGAGGAGACGGTGTTCGAGAGGAGGAGTGTGCGATATGCTTGATGGAGTTTGATGCTCAGGCGGAGGTGAGTAAGATGCCCTGCTCCCACGCCTTCCACAGTCGATGCATCGTCCAGTGGCTGGAGAGGAGCTGCCTCTGCCCTCTCTGCAGATCCCAAGCGCCCACGGATAATTCCAGTTGA